A window of Erpetoichthys calabaricus chromosome 12, fErpCal1.3, whole genome shotgun sequence contains these coding sequences:
- the pane1 gene encoding centromere protein M yields the protein MSVLNMFHKHPELNTASILLVETERQHQDKLAEAILAAQRSFNVNVHLADSLPLPTRNEANRPRIDLVVFIVNHFSSRSLELTKSYLQHLDVMYFLGRLCFLVNDARSAKSDPDKLHAVREMAAKYSSPLLFTELQTEQGLATAADRLLVFTKVSAGFVPGVSSLFLNTLTSCSHPMESSSNTLVDTD from the exons ATGTCCGTTTTGAATATGTTTCACAAGCACCCGGAGCTAAATACGGCTAGCATTTTG cTTGTGGAAACTGAAAGACAGCACCAGGACAAGTTGGCTGAAGCAATTCTTGCTGCACAGCGATCTTTTAATGTAAATGT GCATTTAGCTGATTCTCTTCCTCTGCCCACCAGAAATGAAGCAAACAGACCAAGAATTGACCTTGTAGTGTTTATTGTAAATCACTTCAGCAGTCGCAG ttTAGAGCTCACTAAATCTTATCTCCAACATTTGGATGTGATGTATTTTCTAGGAAGGCTCTGTTTTCTTGTGAATGATG CTAGATCTGCAAAGTCTGACCCAGACAAGTTACATGCTGTGAGGGAAATGGCAGCAAAGTATTCCAGTCCATTACTCTTTACAGAACTTCAG ACCGAGCAAGGACTGGCCACTGCAGCTGATCGtctgttggttttcacaaaggtGTCTGCTGGATTTGTCCCAGGGGTGTCCTCTTTGTTTCTAAATACACTCACATCATGTTCTCATCCAATGGAGTCTTCTTCTAATACATTGGTTGATACAGACTAA